A segment of the Candidatus Delongbacteria bacterium genome:
GTAACATCTCTAACAAGTATAAAAATGTTAACAGATCTAGCGAAAGTTATATAAGTTAAGATATAGAGTTACTAATTCCAGAGTTTTGCTAGATAATAAGCCTAATTTTATTGTCTAGCTCAATTTATCTGCGGTGATAATTCTATAGGTAAATGAATTTATAGTTAATCTAATTTTCATACTAGCATTGGTGATATAAATGTTTTTACCCACTTTATTGAAGTTTGATGAGTCTGTCATTTCAATAGTTTTAAATACAAAATTTTCAATTTCTTCTTTTGAAAATTGAAAATTAAGCTTTTTATTAATCCTGTCATATACAAGTTCTGTATAACATATTTTTTTTAGTATTTCTCTTTTATAATTCTCCATCAATTACCCTTTAATAAGAATATTTTTGATATAGTTTTTCATAAATCTACAAACTTTAAGATTTTGTTTTAGATTATAATCCACATATGATAGGAAATTAAACTGTTGTCTAATAATTGAAATAGTAATTATTTATTTAAATTAAACAACCTTTTAGCATTCTCAGTCGTATGAAATGCGACTTCATCTAAACTAATTTGCTTTATACTAGCAATTTTTTCAGCTACATACTTTATAAAATTCGGATCATTTCTTTTACCTCTAAAAGGTACAGGAGTCATAAAAGGAGAGTCAGTTTCAAGAAGTAGTTTATTAAGAGGTAGTTTTTCTATTATTTCACTTCTGTCGCTTTTTTTATAGGTGATATTACCTGTAAATGAGATATAAAAACCTCTTTCAATAAGCTTTTCAGCCATTTTAAGATCCCCAGCGTAACAATGAAAAACTCCGCTATAAACAGGACTGATGTTTTCAATAATTTCCATCATGTCTGAATCTGCATCACGATTATGAATAATTATTGGAATATTTTCTTCTAATGATAGTTCAAGTTGCTTAATGAAAAATTTTTTTTGTTTTTCTCTTGGTACATTATCCCAGTAATAATCTAGTCCTGCTTCACCTATTGCAACAACCTTTTCATGGTTAATCATTGATCTAAGATCATTTAAGTCAGATTCCTTGAGATCTCCAAGATCGGTTGGATGATAACCAACAGAGGCGTAAATATTGTGGTACTTTTCAGCCAATTTAATACACTCTCTTGAATTGATGGGGTCTGTTCCGATTGTAATAACAGCCTCTACACTGTTTTCAGTAAATGATCTTATTAGAAAGTCTCTATCTTCATCATATTTTTCGAAATATAAGTGAGCGTGAGTGTCAACAAACATTAGAACCTACAGGTAAAAAATAAATTGTGCAAAATTAATAACTGGTCTTAAGATTAAACCTATTATGGAAATCCCTGTCAAATCCCCAAGTATTAAAATTCCGAAAATAACCAAAAATCCATACTTACTGAATTCTTCAAATTTATCGGCTTGCTCATGAGTCAAAAATCCCATTAAAATTTTTGAACCATCAAGCGGAGGAATTGGAATTAGGTTAAATCCCATTAGAATTGCGTTTATAAAAGCCATGTAAAATAGGAAGTTATGAATAGTATTATTCATAAAACCAAAATTTAGCAAAACTTTGAAAATAATTGAAGCTAAAATTAACAATATAAGATTTGAGAGAGGGCCAGCAGCTGCAACTATTGCCATATCACGTTTCGGTTTGTGAAGATTGTAGTAATTTACTGGAACTGGTTTTGCTCCACCAAATACAAATCCCATTGTTACATACATAAAAGCGGGTATGATTATCGTCCAAACAGGGTCAATATGATTTATTGGGTTTAACGTTAATCTTCCCATCATTTTTGCCGTTGGGTCACCAAGCTTATATGCTGCGTAACCATGAGCTACCTCATGAACTACCACAGAAAACAAAAGTACAACAATAACTATAACAATTGATGCATCTGGCATATTAGAATCCATAATTTATTGATAATTTTGCAGCCGGTTCATTTTTTGAGTCAAGAGTAGGAGAGATGCTACTTTCCATGTTTCCTGCTAGATAGCTTGCATTTATACCACTAATTAGGTGGTTTAGTAATACTCCGCCGATAAGGTAATATGTATAATCTTCAGAACTTGCAGCACTAATTCTTATCTTGTCGTATCTCTTTCTACTTGATTCACTATCCCAGTGCCATGCCATGTTTGAATCATATCGTAAGTCGGCTTGTCCTATTCTTGTTTTTTCAGTGTTATATTCATCAATATTATTGTAGTTACCGATATTTATCCAATAACCATCGTGTATTGAACCTGAAGGAATTCCAGCATGCGTTCTTGCAAAATCTTTATACTCATCCGTTTTACTATCTGAATATAAGTAAAATCCCAAAGCTGAAGCAATAAGACCTATTTCAGTGATAGCAAAGAACTTCGTTCCATTTTTGTATCCCAGTTCGTATTCTCCCCATCCAGGTAAAAGCAATGACTTAAAAAAATATTTATAAGTATCCTTTGATGATGAAGTCTTGGATACTGAACCGCTTCTGGTTCTACCTCTGGCATTAAATTCGAAATCATCATAGTTGTTTTTAACTTCTAATGCTTCAGAATATAGTGATAAACTGGTGAGTATGATCGTAATTATTATTTTTTTCAACATCAA
Coding sequences within it:
- a CDS encoding DUF3781 domain-containing protein; the encoded protein is MENYKREILKKICYTELVYDRINKKLNFQFSKEEIENFVFKTIEMTDSSNFNKVGKNIYITNASMKIRLTINSFTYRIITADKLS
- a CDS encoding TatD family hydrolase, whose amino-acid sequence is MFVDTHAHLYFEKYDEDRDFLIRSFTENSVEAVITIGTDPINSRECIKLAEKYHNIYASVGYHPTDLGDLKESDLNDLRSMINHEKVVAIGEAGLDYYWDNVPREKQKKFFIKQLELSLEENIPIIIHNRDADSDMMEIIENISPVYSGVFHCYAGDLKMAEKLIERGFYISFTGNITYKKSDRSEIIEKLPLNKLLLETDSPFMTPVPFRGKRNDPNFIKYVAEKIASIKQISLDEVAFHTTENAKRLFNLNK
- a CDS encoding site-2 protease family protein; its protein translation is MPDASIVIVIVVLLFSVVVHEVAHGYAAYKLGDPTAKMMGRLTLNPINHIDPVWTIIIPAFMYVTMGFVFGGAKPVPVNYYNLHKPKRDMAIVAAAGPLSNLILLILASIIFKVLLNFGFMNNTIHNFLFYMAFINAILMGFNLIPIPPLDGSKILMGFLTHEQADKFEEFSKYGFLVIFGILILGDLTGISIIGLILRPVINFAQFIFYL